One stretch of Harmonia axyridis chromosome 1, icHarAxyr1.1, whole genome shotgun sequence DNA includes these proteins:
- the LOC123671526 gene encoding uncharacterized protein LOC123671526, which translates to MVSPRPPCCQSESSHGANRSPYRISCMMGCASSGPVGKVAESVKDLASKEGKAVQEFGAATKDTLISGVNHVNEVVGSTFKSAENEVVNLTSKATSFLGHAEDETKDMKKEAEQLESNVSENVNEAISDAETVVMSEVGNMHNDVGDLSDEVKGHLEKETEKMITMDGDNLILEDIEHFDHLGEAVDKNVKKVEEKLMDVEVEDLKNSLTTAGDAKKEE; encoded by the exons ATGGTCAGTCCACGGCCACCTTGCTGCCAGTCTGAATCGAGCCACGGGGCTAATAGGAGCCCTTACCGCATTTCGTGTATGATGGGTTGCGCAAGCAGTGGCCCCGTGGGCAAAGTTGCCGAATCGGTTAAGGATTTGGCCAGTAAGGAAGGCAAGGCGGTGCAAG AATTCGGAGCAGCGACCAAAGATACCCTAATCTCGGGCGTCAACCACGTAAATGAAGTCGTAGGTTCTACTTTCAAATCCGCCGAAAACGAAGTGGTGAACCTAACCTCCAAAGCGACGAGCTTCCTAGGTCACGCTGAAGATGAAACCAAAGACATGAAGAAGGAGGCTGAGCAACTAGAATCCAACGTTTCGGAAAATGTGAACGAAGCCATCTCTGATGCAGAAACCGTGGTGATGTCGGAGGTAGGCAACATGCATAACGACGTGGGTGACTTGAGCGACGAGGTCAAGGGTCACTTGGAGAAGGAGACGGAGAAAATGATCACTATGGATGGTGACAATTTGATTTTGGAAGATATCGAACATTTTGATCATCTTGGAGAGGCTGTTGATAAGAATGTGAAGAAGGTGGAGGAGAAGTTGATGGATGTTGAGGTTGAGGATTTGAAGAATTCTCTAACGACTGCGGGAGACGCGAAGAAAGAAGAATGA